The following coding sequences lie in one Caproicibacterium argilliputei genomic window:
- a CDS encoding head maturation protease, ClpP-related, whose protein sequence is MPAAARRFWKWTNQTGEEPSAERILELYGTIAEESWFDDDITPAAFREELFAGSGPVTIWINSPGGDCIAASQIYTMLMDYKGDVTVKVDGIAASAASVVAMAGTKVLMAPTALMMIHNPATVAFGDHADMAKAIDMLSEVKESIINAYEIKTGLSHAQLSHMMDDTTWMNAKKAIELGFADDILADEKRGSAADTEGYAFSASAVERTLMNKLSGKASCKPEKQPKGRPVDELKASLYKKLL, encoded by the coding sequence ATGCCAGCGGCGGCTCGCCGCTTTTGGAAGTGGACGAATCAGACGGGCGAAGAGCCGTCCGCAGAGCGGATTCTTGAACTGTACGGCACGATTGCCGAGGAAAGCTGGTTTGACGATGACATCACCCCGGCTGCGTTCCGCGAGGAGCTTTTCGCGGGAAGCGGCCCCGTCACCATCTGGATCAATTCGCCCGGCGGAGACTGCATCGCCGCCAGCCAGATTTATACCATGCTGATGGACTACAAGGGCGATGTGACTGTCAAGGTGGACGGCATCGCAGCATCCGCGGCTTCGGTCGTGGCGATGGCGGGAACCAAAGTGCTGATGGCGCCCACTGCGCTCATGATGATCCACAACCCGGCGACGGTGGCGTTCGGCGACCATGCTGACATGGCAAAGGCAATTGATATGCTCTCCGAGGTCAAGGAAAGCATCATCAACGCCTATGAAATCAAGACGGGGCTTTCCCACGCACAGCTATCGCACATGATGGACGACACCACCTGGATGAACGCCAAAAAGGCCATCGAACTCGGATTTGCGGATGATATCCTGGCGGATGAAAAACGAGGATCCGCAGCGGACACCGAGGGATATGCGTTCTCCGCCTCAGCGGTGGAACGCACCCTCATGAATAAGCTTTCCGGCAAAGCATCCTGCAAGCCGGAAAAACAACCCAAAGGGCGCCCGGTCGATGAACTGAAGGCGTCCCTTTACAAAAAACTGCTGTAA
- a CDS encoding HK97-gp10 family putative phage morphogenesis protein, whose amino-acid sequence MARAEMKMPEEFLLKVSRLNEKTDEILPRVLETGGQVVLERVKSNLSAVVGKGTKNPSRSTGELESALGLSPAKPKRDGSGWDIKVGFAEPRSGGGSNAKIANILEYGKHGQPPKPFLKPAKTQSRKACIETMEAKLDEEVRGI is encoded by the coding sequence ATGGCTCGGGCTGAAATGAAAATGCCGGAGGAATTTCTCTTGAAGGTTTCCCGGCTGAATGAAAAGACAGACGAAATTTTGCCCCGTGTGCTGGAGACCGGCGGGCAGGTGGTGCTGGAGCGGGTAAAATCCAACCTCTCCGCCGTCGTCGGGAAAGGCACGAAAAATCCAAGCCGCTCCACCGGCGAACTGGAAAGCGCGCTGGGACTTTCGCCCGCCAAGCCTAAGCGGGACGGTTCCGGCTGGGACATCAAGGTCGGCTTTGCCGAGCCGCGCTCGGGCGGCGGCAGTAACGCAAAAATCGCCAATATTCTGGAGTACGGCAAGCACGGTCAGCCGCCCAAGCCCTTTCTCAAGCCGGCGAAAACCCAGAGCCGTAAGGCCTGCATTGAAACCATGGAGGCAAAGCTGGACGAGGAGGTGCGGGGAATATGA
- a CDS encoding head-tail connector protein, which produces MALDTLLEKVKANLILSHTVDDELLQLYITAAVRYAESYQHISAGYYGENEMTPTTEQAVIMLASHFYESRDGSTGGFFADSVQAGRQVWETVNLLLRLDRDWKV; this is translated from the coding sequence ATGGCACTGGATACACTGCTTGAAAAGGTCAAAGCGAATCTGATTCTTTCGCATACGGTAGACGATGAGCTTTTGCAGCTGTACATCACCGCCGCCGTCCGTTATGCCGAAAGCTATCAGCACATTTCGGCGGGCTATTATGGGGAAAACGAGATGACACCGACTACAGAGCAGGCGGTCATCATGCTGGCAAGCCATTTTTATGAATCGAGGGACGGCTCCACGGGCGGCTTTTTTGCCGATTCTGTGCAGGCGGGCCGGCAGGTCTGGGAAACGGTGAACCTGCTGCTGCGGCTTGACCGGGATTGGAAAGTATGA
- a CDS encoding phage major capsid protein, with protein sequence MMTITEMRNKRAKLWNTMEGFLDTHRNEMGVLSAEDDAAYAKMEHDMDSLTNEIKRMERRDAIEAELNKPVNSPITEAPERAASLKPEKAGRASNAYKEDFDRHLRGKVALHNVLSEGVDADGGYLVPTEFETQIVTALEAENVIRSLAKVITTQHERKIPIATGHSTAQWTAENAAYTESNPTFGQKQIDAFKLTDLCRVSVELLQDSAFDIEDYLMNEFARAFGIAEEEAFCVGTGTNQPTGIFTANGGTVGVTAAAQNAITADELISLVYALKSPYRRNAKFLMNDATISAIRKLKDSNGVYLWQPSLQAGEPDKLLGYDLYTSPYVPAMAADAYTVAFGDFKNYWIGDRAGRTVQRLNELYATNGQIGYVATERVDGKVILTEGIQLLQMKAGS encoded by the coding sequence ATCATGACGATTACCGAAATGAGAAACAAAAGGGCCAAGCTGTGGAATACGATGGAGGGCTTCCTCGATACCCACAGGAACGAAATGGGCGTGTTGTCCGCGGAGGATGACGCCGCCTATGCCAAGATGGAGCATGACATGGACAGCCTCACCAACGAAATCAAGCGCATGGAGCGCCGGGACGCCATTGAAGCGGAACTGAACAAGCCCGTGAACAGCCCTATTACTGAAGCGCCCGAACGTGCCGCGTCCCTCAAGCCGGAGAAAGCCGGCAGAGCCTCCAACGCCTACAAAGAGGACTTTGACCGCCACCTGCGCGGCAAGGTGGCGCTGCATAATGTCCTGTCCGAGGGCGTGGACGCGGACGGCGGCTATCTGGTGCCGACGGAATTTGAAACCCAGATTGTCACCGCCCTTGAAGCAGAGAATGTGATCCGCTCCCTCGCCAAGGTCATCACCACACAGCACGAACGCAAAATTCCCATTGCCACAGGCCACTCCACCGCACAATGGACTGCGGAGAACGCCGCATACACCGAGAGCAATCCGACCTTCGGGCAGAAGCAGATCGACGCCTTTAAACTGACCGACCTCTGCCGCGTCAGCGTGGAGCTTCTGCAGGATTCCGCCTTCGATATTGAAGATTACCTCATGAATGAATTTGCCAGAGCCTTTGGCATCGCCGAGGAGGAAGCCTTCTGCGTGGGGACCGGAACGAACCAGCCTACGGGCATTTTCACCGCGAACGGCGGCACGGTCGGTGTGACCGCGGCGGCACAAAACGCCATCACGGCGGACGAGTTGATCAGCCTTGTGTATGCGCTGAAATCTCCGTACCGCAGGAACGCCAAGTTCCTCATGAACGACGCGACCATTTCCGCCATCCGCAAGCTGAAGGACTCCAACGGTGTATATCTGTGGCAGCCTTCCCTGCAGGCGGGTGAACCTGACAAGCTGCTCGGATACGACCTGTACACTTCTCCTTATGTGCCGGCGATGGCAGCGGATGCCTATACCGTGGCGTTCGGCGATTTCAAAAATTATTGGATCGGCGACCGCGCGGGCAGAACCGTGCAGAGACTGAATGAGTTGTATGCCACCAACGGTCAGATCGGTTATGTGGCTACGGAACGTGTGGACGGCAAGGTCATTCTGACAGAAGGCATCCAGCTTCTGCAGATGAAGGCGGGTTCGTAA
- a CDS encoding major tail protein, translating into MATIGLDKLYYAKITEAEDGEETYGTPEILAKAISAELSIELAEATLYADDGASEVVKDFKSGKLTLGVDDIGITAAQDLTGAAADDNGVLISAGENIAPPVAIGFRALRANGKYRYFWLYRVIFGIPSANLQTKGDSITFQTPSIEGTVMRRNKPDAKATHPWKAEVSEGASGVTAETISGWFGQVYEPTYTEATSGE; encoded by the coding sequence ATGGCGACTATCGGGCTGGATAAGCTCTATTACGCAAAAATCACCGAAGCCGAGGACGGTGAGGAAACCTACGGCACCCCGGAAATTCTCGCGAAGGCCATCTCGGCGGAATTGTCGATAGAACTTGCCGAAGCGACCCTTTATGCCGATGACGGCGCGTCGGAGGTGGTGAAGGACTTCAAATCCGGCAAGCTGACGCTGGGCGTGGACGATATCGGCATCACGGCCGCGCAGGATCTCACCGGCGCGGCGGCGGACGACAACGGCGTGCTGATTTCCGCCGGAGAAAACATTGCCCCGCCGGTGGCAATCGGCTTTCGCGCCCTGCGGGCAAACGGCAAGTATCGGTATTTCTGGCTGTACCGCGTCATCTTCGGCATTCCGTCCGCCAACCTGCAGACCAAAGGCGATTCCATCACCTTTCAAACGCCCAGCATTGAGGGCACGGTCATGCGCCGCAACAAACCGGACGCCAAGGCAACGCACCCGTGGAAGGCAGAGGTTTCCGAGGGCGCTTCCGGCGTGACGGCTGAAACCATTTCCGGCTGGTTCGGGCAGGTGTATGAACCCACTTACACCGAAGCGACGTCCGGCGAATAA
- a CDS encoding head-tail adaptor protein → MSFGKMNSFIDIISNAPVKDADGFVTQGDTVLASVRAYKEERNGSERWANMAVFSEASVLFRFRKIPGVEVSPAQFIVCEEKRYRITSAEDVRGRGMYVECLCELVEGSVN, encoded by the coding sequence TTGTCTTTCGGAAAAATGAACAGTTTCATCGACATTATCTCCAACGCGCCGGTCAAGGACGCGGACGGCTTTGTCACGCAGGGCGACACAGTTCTTGCCTCCGTTCGTGCCTACAAGGAGGAGCGCAACGGCTCGGAGCGCTGGGCCAACATGGCGGTATTTTCCGAAGCGTCCGTGCTGTTCCGTTTCCGCAAAATCCCCGGCGTCGAGGTCAGTCCGGCACAATTCATCGTCTGCGAGGAAAAACGCTACCGCATCACCAGCGCGGAGGATGTGCGCGGGCGCGGGATGTATGTGGAATGCCTGTGCGAGCTGGTGGAAGGGAGCGTGAACTGA